In a single window of the Thermoplasmatales archaeon genome:
- a CDS encoding molybdenum cofactor biosynthesis protein MoaB translates to MEAHREKEFRARFSVITCSSSRTEENDESGRIIKELINGTEHSVVNYAVVKDDKKSIIDKAKDFLANSDALVISGGTGLTQNDVTIEAISSISEFEITAFSTIFSLLSYEQIGTSAVMSRSSAFVIDRKPVFCLPGSPKAAELGVNKIILEQIDHMHHELNR, encoded by the coding sequence ATGGAAGCGCACAGAGAAAAGGAATTTAGGGCCAGATTTTCTGTCATTACGTGCAGTAGTTCCAGAACTGAAGAGAACGACGAATCTGGCAGGATTATAAAGGAACTTATTAACGGAACAGAGCATTCCGTAGTCAACTATGCAGTCGTAAAAGACGATAAGAAAAGCATAATTGATAAAGCAAAAGATTTTCTGGCAAATAGCGACGCCCTTGTGATTTCTGGAGGAACCGGACTAACGCAGAATGATGTGACAATAGAGGCCATATCTTCGATTTCAGAGTTCGAAATTACTGCATTCTCAACCATTTTTTCACTCCTTTCCTATGAGCAAATTGGAACTTCTGCCGTGATGTCCAGATCATCCGCATTTGTGATCGACAGGAAACCTGTTTTTTGCCTTCCCGGTTCACCAAAGGCCGCTGAGCTTGGAGTAAATAAGATCATACTTGAACAGATCGATCATATGCACCATGAACTAAATAGGTGA
- the moaC gene encoding cyclic pyranopterin monophosphate synthase MoaC, with translation MINISGKEIVRREAVASGKIKLKDETIKAIKEGRVKKGDVFTSAKISALEGVKEAWQRMPYCHQIPIEAIDFDMELQTDHVTVRCSVEAEWKTGVEMDALSGVSSSLLTIWDMVKYMEKDETGNYPSTIIYDIKVDQKVKGHGSAQRKGI, from the coding sequence ATGATAAACATCTCGGGAAAGGAAATAGTAAGAAGAGAAGCCGTTGCCTCGGGGAAGATTAAACTCAAGGATGAAACAATTAAGGCCATAAAGGAGGGCCGAGTTAAGAAAGGAGATGTTTTTACATCAGCTAAAATTTCTGCCCTTGAGGGCGTGAAGGAAGCGTGGCAAAGAATGCCGTACTGTCATCAGATCCCTATTGAGGCGATAGATTTTGATATGGAGCTACAAACCGATCATGTTACCGTGAGGTGCTCAGTGGAAGCTGAATGGAAAACTGGGGTTGAAATGGATGCACTAAGTGGCGTAAGTTCGTCTCTACTGACAATATGGGATATGGTAAAATATATGGAAAAAGACGAAACCGGAAATTATCCATCCACAATTATTTACGACATAAAAGTAGACCAAAAGGTGAAGGGACATGGAAGCGCACAGAGAAAAGGAATTTAG